The Bombus huntii isolate Logan2020A chromosome 1, iyBomHunt1.1, whole genome shotgun sequence genome contains a region encoding:
- the LOC126869558 gene encoding uncharacterized protein LOC126869558 isoform X2, which translates to MKHKMAITLQFVFCLALIYGNGSMGKPLTPEDVEGLLPPTPHDKNETIAAVVQDPVVQDAVHHTVTNRSLNGLVVKKHVFIMPATNPNLILSKREHLLVVPTENLEDVRKNITEAKKAEAQESSSPENQAFFEDDAREYTPEGSDDRSEEKENESFSEQDVIQPISSNEKRKNKTEFLEDKLSHGIVLPEDSSSHKVAVPIVAVIDPSNAEKDKVNSPIVAILPNQVKNGELNSQVEFLKHNSEKIQKKAQDFVDQSSLSVNLDYWKSSTPSEITVALSPYSSAPVSYLDEAAPSLATNEKFLSPIVVSQWAMLTPSLQDDQMDYSRETDLVTAVIRNEED; encoded by the exons ATGAAACATAAAATG GCGATCACGTTGCAATTTGTTTTTTGCTTGGCCTTAATCTATGGGAATGGTTCAATGGGGAAACCTTTGACGCCAGAGGATGTAGAGGGTTTACTTCCACCAACCCCACATGATAAGAACGAAACGATAGCTGCAGTCGTTCAGGATCCAGTTGTCCAGGATGCTGTGCATCATACGGTTACCAATAGATCTCTAAATGGATTAGTTGTTAAAAAGCATGTATTCATAATGCCAGCCACCAATCCCAATCTG ATACTATCGAAACGCGAACACCTTCTGGTGGTTCCCACTGAGAACTTGGAAGACGtacgaaaaaatattactgAAGCGAAGAAAGCAGAAGCTCAAGAGTCTTCATCGCCAGAGAACCAAGCATTCTTCGAAGACGACGCACGTGAATATACGCCAGAG GGCAGCGACGACCGatcagaagaaaaagagaacgaGTCCTTCTCAGAACAGGACGTGATCCAACCGATATCATCGAACGAGAAACGTAAAAACAAAACCGAATTCTTGGAAGACAAGCTTAGTCATGGAATTGTGTTACCGGAAGACTCATCTTCGCATAAGGTGGCCGTTCCTATTGTTGCGGTCATTGATCCCTCAAACGCTGAAAAGGACAAAGTGAACAGCCCCATCGTGGCCATTCTGCCTAATCAAGTTAAAAATGGCGAGCTGAATAGCCAAGTTGAATTCTTGAAGCATAACAGCGAGAAGATTCAGAAGAAAGCTCAAGACTTTGTTGATCAGAGTTCATTGTCGGTCAATCTTGACTATTGGAAATCTTCCACACCGTCGGAG ATCACTGTTGCTTTATCACCTTATAGCAGTGCGCCAGTGTCCTACTTGGATGAAGCAGCCCCAAGTTTGGCTACAAACGAAAAGTTCTTGTCTCCAATAGTCGTGTCGCAATGGGCAATGCTGACACCATCTCTGCAGGATGATCAAATGGATTATTCACGAGAAACAG ACCTCGTAACGGCGGTTATTAGAAACGAAGAGGATTag
- the LOC126869558 gene encoding uncharacterized protein LOC126869558 isoform X1, giving the protein MKHKMAITLQFVFCLALIYGNGSMGKPLTPEDVEGLLPPTPHDKNETIAAVVQDPVVQDAVHHTVTNRSLNGLVVKKHVFIMPATNPNLILSKREHLLVVPTENLEDVRKNITEAKKAEAQESSSPENQAFFEDDAREYTPEGSDDRSEEKENESFSEQDVIQPISSNEKRKNKTEFLEDKLSHGIVLPEDSSSHKVAVPIVAVIDPSNAEKDKVNSPIVAILPNQVKNGELNSQVEFLKHNSEKIQKKAQDFVDQSSLSVNLDYWKSSTPSEITVALSPYSSAPVSYLDEAAPSLATNEKFLSPIVVSQWAMLTPSLQDDQMDYSRETGDMDVAEDIIFRPLFRYRQESQQRSKYYDESNRRYSYTPYRDYDNYYPRRYFYRPRNGGY; this is encoded by the exons ATGAAACATAAAATG GCGATCACGTTGCAATTTGTTTTTTGCTTGGCCTTAATCTATGGGAATGGTTCAATGGGGAAACCTTTGACGCCAGAGGATGTAGAGGGTTTACTTCCACCAACCCCACATGATAAGAACGAAACGATAGCTGCAGTCGTTCAGGATCCAGTTGTCCAGGATGCTGTGCATCATACGGTTACCAATAGATCTCTAAATGGATTAGTTGTTAAAAAGCATGTATTCATAATGCCAGCCACCAATCCCAATCTG ATACTATCGAAACGCGAACACCTTCTGGTGGTTCCCACTGAGAACTTGGAAGACGtacgaaaaaatattactgAAGCGAAGAAAGCAGAAGCTCAAGAGTCTTCATCGCCAGAGAACCAAGCATTCTTCGAAGACGACGCACGTGAATATACGCCAGAG GGCAGCGACGACCGatcagaagaaaaagagaacgaGTCCTTCTCAGAACAGGACGTGATCCAACCGATATCATCGAACGAGAAACGTAAAAACAAAACCGAATTCTTGGAAGACAAGCTTAGTCATGGAATTGTGTTACCGGAAGACTCATCTTCGCATAAGGTGGCCGTTCCTATTGTTGCGGTCATTGATCCCTCAAACGCTGAAAAGGACAAAGTGAACAGCCCCATCGTGGCCATTCTGCCTAATCAAGTTAAAAATGGCGAGCTGAATAGCCAAGTTGAATTCTTGAAGCATAACAGCGAGAAGATTCAGAAGAAAGCTCAAGACTTTGTTGATCAGAGTTCATTGTCGGTCAATCTTGACTATTGGAAATCTTCCACACCGTCGGAG ATCACTGTTGCTTTATCACCTTATAGCAGTGCGCCAGTGTCCTACTTGGATGAAGCAGCCCCAAGTTTGGCTACAAACGAAAAGTTCTTGTCTCCAATAGTCGTGTCGCAATGGGCAATGCTGACACCATCTCTGCAGGATGATCAAATGGATTATTCACGAGAAACAGGTGACATGGATGTAGCTGAAGATATTATATTTAGACCTCTGTTTAGGTATCGGCAGGAATCGCAGCAGCGGTCTAAATACTATGACGAAAGCAATCGACGATACAGTTACACACCGTATCGGGATTATGACAACTATTATCCAAGACGATATTTTTACAGACCTCGTAACGGCGGTTATTAG